The Cucumis melo cultivar AY chromosome 9, USDA_Cmelo_AY_1.0, whole genome shotgun sequence genome includes the window caaagaaaaagaattaaaaaagaagaaaaagaattgaaaaagaactgaaaaataatattatataataaataagaaaatatgaaaaataataaaaatgaaaatctcaaaattttccaCTTTCTCTAAGTTCTTTAAAATTTCTCGTGTCTATGTAATCTACCAAataccactatttataaataatttgacAAACATGAGTAAATTACATGACTAGTAAAAGATGACATCTTTAACACACATGTCAAGGGTGTGGGATGATTAAGAGTGTGCCACGTGACTATGGACACTAAGGGCTCATTGGATAACATTCTTGTTTcctgttttttgtttcttgttccttgtttactgttttttttttttagaacaagaaacaagaatgTTTTTTATAgttgtttctgtttcttgtttctcgaaaaaaaaaataaacggaaatagaatatgtgtttgataactattttttgttttctgatttttttcgagatttattttttattttatttatgttgtttaattcacatctaattcaattaaacattaaataaaaatatatgtcctttattaaacataaaaaaataaatttatcaaaaatttattcatCTAATACAAAAGAGTACCagtgaacaaataaaaataataacataaatataaaattgtatccatttttcaaatgttgccaaaatttgattggcaatatcatctctcgCTCAGGCCATTTTTCTTAGATGATGTCGACTCACTCCTTAATCTATCAATTTTAACAACCTTATCGATATTTTGTGATATCTAGAATgcaatattaattttaaagtaaattattatttcctcaatattcagaattgaaagaaacaaaacaaatcaaAACTTAACCTTTAACTCTACTTCCTATAATACTTTACAGAAAAACCCACAACAAAAACAAGATAAGCGcaaagaagaagacgaaaactatggatccaGCGAAGAGGAAAAGTCGGGCAAAAACTTTGTATATGGCGAAGAGGAAGAGTCCGATTTGTAAAGGAAGACAATGAGAGACAAAGAGGATGGTTAATTAAGGAAGACGGTGGAGATTAgaggaataaaaagaaaatcacgTAGAGATAgaaatggaaaaggaaaaggaaacaaatagacAAATACttgagaaaaaaggaaaataaaaccaatagaaaaataatcaagaaaaaggaaacgaaaaccaataaaaataactgaaaaaagaaaaggaaatcagtaaaaattattgagaaaaaaatgaaacaaatagaaataaattgagaaaaaaaatggaaaccaatataaataattgagaaacggaacaaaagaaactactttttttctcaataattctttataaaatgagaaataTTTCTACCTTCTTTAAAAGAGAGAAACAAGGAACATtactaaacataaaaaaaatgaaacaagaaATGAGAACGTTGCTAAACGACCCTAAGCATACTAATGGGCATCTATACGTAAATTTCACTCGATTATCCAATCATTTTGacatgtaaatttttttttttaattttagtccTTTTTAGCGTGAGTGATGCACCGAGGCATTATCCATGACTTAGTTGCAATTAATTGTGCAAATTCATGTTTGCATctttctaaacttttaaaattattttctttgttaGGTTATTAGGGAGAGagcatttttaaatataaaaaatgaacaaaaatatttataaaagagGAATCCTTGAAAATGGCAAATATAAGAATGGAatttgtcaaaatagcaaatagttattttatttttatttatggcaaaaccaACTACGTGGGTAAATTTTCCACTTTTTTCGATCGAAAATGCCCCTTAACGTATCAAAACTGTCCTAaatcaaatacagtatatttaaagaacctgaaaaatcaaataaaacataacaTAGCCAATTACAGTGTATCTATAAATACACCCACTTATGttaattattaaccaaatcaaataattattatattatcaCAAAGATCCCTAACCATGTttaattgatttcaatatcccctaattattcccatttttcccttcaataattatatattcaaactttagctaccgatttttccttcaatagctATTAACGCAATGAATAGCTTATagaattttaatgcaatgaagtATTCCTTCCTAAAACGATGATAAACATGATGCAATATTTAACCATTTACGAAAAAACATTAAAGAACGTAACCGAAAAGCATTTACAAcaatcaaaattcaaatctataaaattcaaatttcaactGCACCAATCTCCTAAAATTATGACAAATATAATGGGAATACTTATCTTTAGATTCAAATCTCAACTATCCCTAAAATGATGTCAAATAAATTGTCATCTATATCTTTAATGTTACAAACAAACCACAGTTCGTTAATGGAAATCGAAACACAATCTCAAATCTGAATATATTACGAAAATACAAATTTCACCAAAACGTTCATggccattaaaacataaattttaacGAAGAACGAAGCAAAAcatattctttttgaaatttcaaatctttatattctaaactactttagaAAATAACTAACATTGCCTTCccaacattatattcataagattatgctatatacattatattcataaaataaaacaataatttaatattcatccctCCTATATACAATCTACCACTTAATACTTTATTCGATAAACCTGTTCCCTTTGAATTGTTTTGATGGCTTTGCAACGAGTGAAGACTGTATTCCatggtagatggattgagtcatgccgatatattgactatcgcctccttgatgtacatgttccagtttcatcctcgtttcaagaatttgtaaaTTGTATCCAACATAGACTTTTTCCAAATTCAGAAGTTTCTATCTGTAGTTTGACCCTTTACTGGAAAGATGGCAACAATTCGAAACTCATTCGGATTGTGGATGATAAGGATGTGTCTTGGATTATGTTAGTTTTATCAAAATTGCCGGACAATGATCTACTCATTGTTGTCGACACCGCACTTGCTACGGATATTGGAAATACCCCTTATATGAGCAGCAAACTACCTAGAACCGAAGACTCACGTACTGAAAATGTAATTATTGATTTCAATGCATTTGAATCACCAAATACTGTTATACACATTAGAGTTGGATCCATGTTTAGACAAAAATCAGTTTTAAAAAAAGCTATTTATATGCTCGCTTTGAATAGTAGCTTTGAATTAGTTACTGTTAGGTCCAACCGTACATCATTCGACATTAGATGTAACGATCCATCTTGCCCCTAGTATCTACGTGCTTCggtattaaaaaaaagtgaCATTTGGATAGTTCGTAAATTCACAGATACACATCTGTGTTCTGTTGACGTCGTGAAGAATGACCACAAACAAGCAACATCCTGGATTGTATCTAAATGTacgaaattaatatttaaaacgAATGATAAGGCTCCATGTCGTCCTTCGGatgttataaattatatgaaGATTCACCACGGTGTGAACATAAGTTATGATAAAGCTTGGAGAGGACGTGAAATTGCTTTGAATTCCATTAGGGGTACTCCGGAGGACTCATATGCCATGTTGTCTGCCTTTTCGGATGCACTGATCCGAAACAACCTAGGTATCAAAACTTTCAATTACCCTGTATTTTAACAGATACCACAAGATCCATATAAAAATACAATGTAATTCTAAACTACTTTATCTGACTGTTTTTAGGTACATATACGGCTGAAGAAGCAGATGATGAAGGTTGGTTTAAATTCTATTTCATGGCACTAGCTGCTTCAATTGATGCATGGAACTATTGCGTACCAGTTATTTCTGTTGATGGTGCAGCTATGAAGAACAATTATCTTGGTACCCTCATATCTGCTTGTATTATTGATGGGAACTCTCAAATTGTGCCACTAGCTTTTGCTGTCGTTGATTCAGAGAATGATTTGTCATGGTCATGGTTTTTTCGAAACCTTAAAACCGTTTTTGGGGAACATAATGAGATGGTAATTGTTTCTGATGTTCACAAAAGTATAGAAAATGGGTTTAATGTCGTTTATGAAATAGCTGAACATGGATTATGTGCATTCCATTTGTTGAAGAACTTGAAAAAGAACCATAAATCACTTCCCATGGAGGACTCATTCAATAAATGTGCCAGAGCGTATACACCACTGGAATTTGAGTACTACATGAGGCAACTCGAACAACTATCTCCATCAATGAGGCATGAGTTGGAAGCAGTGGGAAGACATAAGTGGGCCAGGGCATTTTTTAGGAGAAAAAGATACCAGGTTATTACAACCAACATCTCTGAAAGTATGAACGCTACCTTGAAAGAACAACGAGAATTGCCTGTAATTGGACTTCTAGAATCTATCCATAGTTTGATTCAAAAATGGTTCTATGAACGTCGTACCAAATGGAGTTTCCAACGCACACAACTTTCAATATATGCAGAAGATATGATTCGAGAATTCTTGGCGCATAGCCGCTCAATGAATGTAAGTTATTTAATATTCAATAAATGCAGTAAATGTGTAGTGAAttactttttttgtacatgatatTTGTTGTATTGGTTTGACAGATATATCCTGTAGACCAACATGAATTTGAAGTCCACCATCGTAAGAAACAATTTGTCGTCAACATTTTAAATTGGACATGTCCATGTCGTCAATGGGACCTTGATTTGATCCCTTGTTCACATGCATGTATAGCATTGTCCACAAGGAATCTTAATCTCCATTTATACACCGATAAGTTCTACTATGTCTCAAATTTGATAAACCTGTACAAGAAGGGGACGCGTCCTATTGGTACTGTAAACCAAATTAGGAATACCCACCAAGGTGGTAATGATGGAATACTTCCACTACAGGTTAAACATCCAGCTGGAAGACCCAAAAAGAAGAGGTTTACTTCATTCTTAGAGAAGAAAGCCTCTGTTCGTTGTAGCAGGTGTGGTAAAAAAGGTCACAATTGCAGGTCTTGTAAAGAACCCATTTAGTAATAGCGATGTTTAAGAAGTAAAAGGGATAATTAGTTTATATTCATAGTTGTATTTTCTTATCAAGTTGGTTGAATGATTCGTTCAAATAAGATCGTTCTTTTGTTCACTTAAATACAAAGTATTTAACCACACTGTATTTGGCTATTTTAAACTCAATCACAGTTATGTTCAAAATCCAATGTAATCCAGCTTACATAACAATTATCAAATAAGCATGAATTTATAAGTTTTGTAAAAACAAATACCTTAGTTCAACGAAAACATGTTAATTCCAATATATTCTAGACCCCTAACAAAAAAGCATAAAATGAATATTTCAAGCTTGACTTAGATGCAGATCAAACGATGGCCATTCTGAGAATGAATTCTCTTTATCTTTTCTTGGTTCAACTACTTTTCCTCTTAAAGCATCTATCCATATTCCCGTTGAAACTGGTGTAACCTCTCTATACTCTTTAGCATTTGATCTTTTCATTCCTAACCCTTCCTTTGTGTTGTTTAGCTAAAAAAAATCCATGAATAGGATAACAAGTTATAAATTACATATAAACTAGATCGTATGCTTACATGTTTTAGAACAACCCTTGCTGTTGCTGTATTTTTTGCCATATTTGAAACCCTATCATTACTCGGCATTTTGCCTATAATCTACAAGTTATTGGCAAACAAGTCTCTATACTAAGTATGTTATTATCATTTTCGAAATGTTGAACCGTCATTTATACTAGATATGTTATCACCTTGGCCATCTGTggtctatgtttaattttgtcaaatgttGGTTGCACGTTCCTCAACATTCTTGGGATTGAATTCAATGAACATTGACCCGTGCATTCTTTAATATTTCTCGGGTATTAGTTAAAGATACCATTCATATACAACAATTCACAACGTCCCGAAGGAATATGTAGTCACACCAAACCTACAGCCATTCACATACTTATATGCCAGATTTCAAATACAGTTGAAATGTTATCCCAATTGCCTAGATAGAATAACTATATACTCATTCAACATTACACCTATCCATCCATTAACTGATCTTCATAATGTTAAATGTTTCACAGCAAGCCATTCAATCATATTCATAATGATAAATGATATTCAATGATATCCCTAATGATAATTACCCAGAAGGGGACCGTAACCAACACATACATAGTAATTTCCAGCACAAAAAACAGTGGCAACTTGTAGATaaccccaaaaaatattcatGTCATTGATCCCCATACACTTAAACTAACAGGCAGCCTACTACCACAGTTAAAGCTACAAATTCAATGTAGTTTATACCACAGTCATTAAACATACACAGTCATTTAGTATAATAAACATATAGAGATCCACAACTATACCGTTCTTCTCctctgttcttttttcttgatCTCATCATATATAACACTCTCATCAATTGACCGTATCAGCCTGTTTATCTCCTCATTTGTTTCCTCCAGGACCTATTACAAGTATGTACATATTAGTCTATAATATGTATTATACACATtctcaacattttgatttttttctttaccttaTACTGCGAAGACTCTTTATCTCCAGCTCTTGGTGGTGTCTCTGATTTTGCCACTTTAGATTGACTACCGTCGTGCCCTCTTGAACTCTCTCCTTGACTTTCATCCATAAGCCTTTTTCCATCCTTGTCTTCATCGTCATCCCTTTTTCCAAGCACAGTTCGATTTCTTGTATCCAAGTTCAAATCTtcaacatcatcttcttcttggtCCTCCTCCACCTTGTCAAGGTGCTCTTCAAACGCCCGTGCTCCCTGCGCAACATATACAaccaaatacattgtatttggtAAGACTATTTACAACCAGATACACTGTATTTGTTAAGATTTTTTACAAATACAAACCAGATACACATATTATCAAAGTCTACACATCATGCTTACCATAAATTCATGCCTCTTTGTTGCTTCCATTATTCCATTCATCTTCTGCACTAGTTCTTCAAACCgattattcattttcaactccACAGATTTAAGAAACTCAAGAAGACCTTCCACACTCGTCTCCATCCTCTGTTGGCTAATCTCAGTCTTCTCTACCATTTTCCTCAGGACATTAATCTCACTTGTAGACGACATGTCTCTATTCAACGAAACAGAGGCTATGTGGTCAGAATTCTTGTTCTTTCGAAGCTCATCCTCTGCTTCTTTGAGTATGTCTTTTTGTGTCTCGATGAATGGTGCGAAGAATGCCATTCCCACTTCATCTAGGGTTGCCAGCATTGGAGACACTTCAAGCTGTttcaaaaatgaagaaaatacagtataaacaaaactattatgAATATATAAAGTACTACAAATTACGAGATCTACATACCGTTGGCGAATAGAACACTTTCTGTTTTAAGTCCTTCCATTTGGGTTGTGTGTCAGCTGTCCAATTTATAATCCTAGGGACTTCATTGGAGATCCTCGTTGCAAAAAAGTTGGGCGGAGTACTTAATGTTGGGATTACCTCGTAAGCCCAAGCGAGAATGGGGAAAATAAACCCCCCCATAGAAATGCCCGTTTGCCCCTTGCTACAGACGGCCCTATTCATGAAGTCCACTAAGAGTTCAAAAGCAACTTTACCCCACGGGTATCCATCAAATACTTCATCATCGTCTACCATAATGATATGATCTCAATCTACACTTAGACATTTTTGTTTGGGATCAAAAAACTCTCCAGAAAGTACAGCTTGGCCATTTTTATCCTATCATCATCAGTTCCAGCGGTACTTATATTGAACATAACATTCAAGTACTGCCTCGTCACAGttttaagattttcaaaatataccCCTTTTAGCCGCCCACCACCCTTTATATCCTCATGGTTAATATCAGGAATCTCATGACATCTTAGCCCTGTTATAAGTGCAAATTCTCTCCATCCAAACCTCAGAACCCTTCCTCCTATTAGAAATTGAAGCTGACTAGTCGACTTGGATTTGCACATTCGCTGAATAAGGTGCAACAACAATTGGGAGGATTGGTTTGTTATGGAGAGGTTTAGAAAGTGCCCAAATATCCCCTCCCTAAATCTATTAATAAGCCTATCTCCaagattttccttaattttctcTATTACTTTGCTCTTAATGTGTAGATTGATTTTTAAAGGCTCGTTTCTTCTTTCAGAACACATTAAGTACACCGAGTCCTAACATGATTTGAAAAAATCATCAGTAACCAGGCATATATCTATCACACATATCTCATATGCATTAAACCGATAAATACACCATAAACATAAAAGACAACCAACATATATAATTGAATAGACCAtcaatataaaataacataCAGAACATTTATACTTTTCACTACCAATTTACACATACTCTATAACTAACTACATCTCATTCAATCAACTACCTAACATACAAAAGACAGAAGCCACAAATACAAAACACATACAACCCAAGTACCATACATTACATATGAAACACTACAAATACAGAGTATCTAAACTTAATATATGAAACAGTCTATGTTACCTTTGATTTCTTCGGATTCATTGGAGCTTTTCCCTTTCTCCTTCTATCTTCTCTtgccttttcttcctttttaacAGCCTTCACCTAGTTTATAAAACTAAGATTTGAGCTATGTATGTAAAATAACATACACCAATATGAAATTACTTGCttactttctttcccttttctcGAGTCTTGCTCCTTTTCCTAGTATCTGGGGGTATCTCACTCGTTGATGAATTCGAATCTTCACCCACTGCGGTCTCGccttcctcttcttcatccTGTTCTTCTTCATCTTGTTTTTCTTCGTCTTCTTGATCATCAGCTTGTTAATCTTCTTCCACTTCTTCGTCTTCATGTACTTTCTCCTCCTTTTCGCTTTCGCTTTTCGTATCATCCTGTTTGTCAAATttacaattaatatatatagCACATAATTCATCCATAACAAATGTATGACGGTTATACCTTTCCTTCAaccttcttttgtttttttcctttccccCTATAAACTCTCTTCCTCGAGACCTAAACAGGgaacaatataaataaaaagcTTATTTGAATTACAAGAGACCACAAGTAATTGAAGAATAGATTTACACTTTACCAAACTCTTAATCCGTTGTTTCTTCTGGACAGTGGCTTCCTCTTTTTTCGTTTCAGTTCTCACCCTCTTTTTTGAAGTTCCTGGACTCTCTCTTTTGCCCCCGGAACCTTCTGCCATGATATCTTCTGTTCTCTGACATTTATAGAAAAACATATAAACATCTATAACTTGTTTGGTA containing:
- the LOC103503900 gene encoding uncharacterized protein LOC103503900 isoform X1; the encoded protein is MKIHHGVNISYDKAWRGREIALNSIRGTPEDSYAMLSAFSDALIRNNLGTYTAEEADDEGWFKFYFMALAASIDAWNYCVPVISVDGAAMKNNYLGTLISACIIDGNSQIVPLAFAVVDSENDLSWSWFFRNLKTVFGEHNEMVIVSDVHKSIENGFNVVYEIAEHGLCAFHLLKNLKKNHKSLPMEDSFNKCARAYTPLEFEYYMRQLEQLSPSMRHELEAVGRHKWARAFFRRKRYQVITTNISESMNATLKEQRELPVIGLLESIHSLIQKWFYERRTKWSFQRTQLSIYAEDMIREFLAHSRSMNIYPVDQHEFEVHHRKKQFVVNILNWTCPCRQWDLDLIPCSHACIALSTRNLNLHLYTDKFYYVSNLINLYKKGTRPIGTVNQIRNTHQGGNDGILPLQVKHPAGRPKKKRFTSFLEKKASVRCSRCGKKGHNCRSCKEPI